A window of Glycine soja cultivar W05 chromosome 2, ASM419377v2, whole genome shotgun sequence genomic DNA:
aatattgtatcatagaatattttagagtataatagatgatattttaaggttttatttatttatttatatcttgatgtgtttccttattttatttgattaggaGGAGTCTAGTACTAGTTAAATAGGGGTGGGTTCTTTGTGTTTTGTATCACATCAATAATATTCTTAAGAGAATGTTGGTcatagtctattttatttcccttttcctctattttgtttctcttctctttctctaccAAAATCCTATAATTTCAATGACATGCTCCTTATCTAACTTATATCACTTTATTGCGTGGGCTGCAATATCGAACACTTTGGTGGTGCTAAATGGTTGCATATGTCTTGAAGCATATTCATCAATTTATGATGCATTGTATAGATCCTGCTATGTTGGCAGTTTACATTCGTTTTACTGGTTGAACATCCTttcaacattttcttttaatttggtttCAGAGATTGGCATCAGGTGAATGGTTCACTGCTCGAGTGTCTTCATGTGGACTATTTCATATTGCTTACCCTAGCGCACCTGAAATGTCAAAGATAGAATTGAGATCAATGTACAGTCTGTTATGTCAAGATGACATGCCAATGGTTAGAAGATCTGCTGCTTCAAATCTTGGGAAGTATGCTGCTACTGTTGAATATGCCCATTTGAAGGCAGACACTATGTCAATTTTTGAGGATCTTACTAAGGATGGTAATTGAATACATATTTCTCATTCTTTCTTGATGTCTTGGCCTGTCAATCataaattcaataataaattttccTTAATACAATTGGCCTAGTATgcaatttaactttttaaccTGGCTCAGATCAAGACTCTGTTAGATTGTTGGCTGTGGAGGGTTGTGCTGCTCTTGGGAAACTGCTGGAGCCACAAGATTGCGTCACACATATACTACCGGTTATTGTCAACTTCTCGCAGGTGTATTTTTAGCAGTGAAATATACTGTTAGTtatcatcaaattaatttttctgcTTCATTATGCTTAAAACTATTGCTTTATCTAGTAATGTTCAGTTTCTAATATGTTATGCTACATGTTTTCCTGAGGCTTTTCTTCTGTAAGAATGTTTtggtatattttatatataagggATATTTACTGAATAGTGTCAGACATGAACCTTGTCAAAAGTCTTCCAAACGATACAAAGAATACtacagcaaaaagaaaaaataacatgGCCTTATTCTGTGTCATAATACATGCCTAATGTCcagtattttgaaataaaagaaattgctGAAATAATTGCTATTAATCTCAACTTTGGatgttttgaaaacaaagagaaccatgtttttatttctcaaaGTATTTGAAGGTATATGAATATATGATTTActataatttaaagaaaatgatacaCCCATGACACATAGTACTAACTACAATGGTTATACTCtccaaaatacatttaaatttcataaaaatatcattgttcAAATAATGTTAATGTGATAGTAATAAGTAGTAAATTCGTTAATAGGTATTGTATATACTTTTTGCAaaacataatgaaaaaaattgagatgCAAGTTTTCTTTGCATCCTTGATTGGCTCTTATAAATCGTATGCATTGATTttgtgtttgaactttgaaataTTCCCTTGTTTCTGATATCCAAATCATTTGACTAGAATATAGGATCTGAGAACAATAAAGGTTCTTTCATCTTTGTATTGTTTTCTTATAATGGTAACTCTGTAAATAAGATAGGAGATTTCTCCATCTCAGTCCCTTCTTGTCTTTGTTTTGTTGAGTGTAACTCTATTAAAAGGACTAAAGAATTTCTCCATTTCTAGTTGCTTTTTGATCCTTTCCTCCCAATTCTCCAATTTTCACAATAATAGCTTGTTCCATAGCAGGATTAActgcatttttatttgttttggatctattttactttattttacgGATATTAAAATTCATGTTCTAAATTTCGtttgaaaaaaatagttcattCTATTCAATATGTTTATGGTGTAAAAAGGAAGGGAAACATAAATTAAACACAATTGTTTTCTAAGCTTTATTAAGAAtacaaaatgaataataattaaatggctttttttttttgcaaaggacACATCcacattgaattaattttatgtcaaaaacatatatattgtgtatatatgtgtgtttgtATGTGGAATGTGTTTTCACCAAACTAAGTCCCCATTTTGATTTGATTAGTTTTCCTTTGACTTGATTTGATCCCAAACAGGATAAGTCGTGGCGTGTGCGGTACATGGTTGCAAATCAATTGTATGAGCTTTGTGAAGCTGTAGGCCCTGAACCTACCAGGTATTATGTTTTGCTGCATATTAAACACGCTGCATATCTTTTTATCATATAACTCATTAATATATTATGTCAATGTATTATTGTATTGCGATCTGTGTTCATTAGTTGTAACAGTCCTGCTAATGGTTTAATAATGACAAAACTAGTGATTCCTATATTGATTTCCTCTTATATTTACGAAGGTCCAGATTCAGTGTCCTATAAATTTAACTGTTTATGTTTCTTAAGATTTTCTCGTCACTATTATTTTGTAAAGAACGGAATTGGTTCCTGCCTATGTGCGGTTGCTTCGAGACAATGAAGCTGAAGTACGGATTGCAGCTGCTGGGAAAGTGACCAAGTTTTGCCGGATATTAAATCCAGATCTTTCAATTCAGCATATTCTTCCTTGCGTGAAGGTGTCTCTTTGGTTTTGGTCTTGAAATTCAGTATTCTGAATTATATTTACAGGCTAAAATACTTTGCAAGATCTTTGCAGGAATTGTCAACGGATTCTTTGCAGCATGTTCGCTCTGCTTTGGCTTCAGTGATAATGGGAATGGCTCCAGTGTTAGGAAAGGTATAGGTGCCAAATAGCATTCTTTACAATTATTGTGGTCTAAGCAAGAAATATCATTGTCCATGTCATTCATGCTTAAATGTGGGTTGCGTGTCCTTCAAATtactcaaattttcttttggaaCCTAGCTGCAAAAAATTATTGTGGTCTAAGTGAAgcctacatttttttatttttccttttcccgTTGCCTAAACTTGAGATGTAGACATCATTCAGTGCTTTGGGTCATTCTGTATATTTTGCTGTTTCACATGTGAATCACCTGATTGTGGTGCATTGGCCATTGGACATAAAACAGCTATGTACGGAGATATATGATTTttctaaatatgtaattttgtcTTTTGCAAGTTTGTTTGGTGATATAAATACGATGGAGTTTATTGACCTGTGCAGTAGTTAAACAGGATCACCCTTTAGGAGGCATTTGTTTCAAGGTATATCTTTACAAGAATACTATGACAAGGAGTGTTATTTCTATGTAAAttcaaaacatgtttggttatgatttaatctttttggtAATGTTTTCCAAAATTATAATGATTGGAGAAAAAAATGGGAGTGGGAATGGAAGTTTATATGTTCTATTACAAATTAACTTCCAACCATGAGAAAACAACATTCCTACCCCCACCATGTGCATGAAAATCTAGCAAAACATGAGTATGCTACTTTCCTGAGAATCAACAACGCTGAATTTAGTACATTCTGTACATATCCTGAATATACAACAGACTGAGTTTATGTGAATGTTATCAATGTTTCATGTTTGGTTTGTGTTCTGCATACCAttcctaagttttttttttaaaatatttatttaatgagctgtctgttgtatatttttgtgcTTGGGTAGTTATTTTATGGTATCcaacttctattttttgttgttattgagatttttaTGTTGGCTATACTGCATTCGGATTGTGATACTTTTAATGCTACAACTAATGCTGTGGCAGCATTgtttaacctttttttctttcaaaatttccAAGAAACTATGCCTGTTTATGTGTTTTTCTTTATTGCAGGATGCAACAATTGAGCAGCTTCTTCCtatttttctctcccttttGAAGGATGAATTTCCTGATGTACGCCTAAATATCATAAGCAAGCTTGATCAAGTGAATCAGGTTTGTAGAGCTTTTGAGTGGTTTCTATTTGCAAATTGCTTTATAAACTTTCGACAACcttgtttcctttttgttttcctcTGGTAATGCTGTTAATTCTAGCACAGAGCTTATGATCTTATGCCACCTTCTATAGAGATGCAGAGTAAAAATCACATAACGAAAAAAACTTTTCAAAGATATGTTGATCAAGTCATTCTTGCAGGTTATTGGAATCAATTTGTTATCTCAATCTTTGTTACCAGCCATTGTTGAGCTTGCTGAGGATAGGCATTGGAGGGTTCGACTTGCAATAATAGAATATATACCCTTATTAGCAAGTCAATTGGGGGTTGGGTTTTTTTATGACAAACTTGGTGCTCTTTGCATGCAGTGGTTACAGGACAAGGTTTGTGGACTCTACATGCTAGTTTGAGCATATTTTAGGAAACCACCTTTTCTACATGACTATTGTCGTTAACCTCATTGTTTGTTGTAGGTTCATTCGATCCGTGAGGCAGCTGCTAACAATTTGAAGCGCCTAGCTGAAGAATTTGGTCCTGAGTGGGCTATGCAACACATAATTCCACAGGTTCATGTCTTGGCTTAAGAATTATTATTTCAGTATTATACACTATGCCTATATGAATGTGTTTGTGTTGGTATGTTTCTGTATCTTCTACTTGAATTTCCTATCCTTGCATTGCTTTGTAATTTTATGTGGGTACATTTCATTGTTTACaatgtgagctgtgaattaacAAAGAACAGTTTTATGGTCCATTTGATTTACTACCAAAATGAATTTCACACTGGCTAAATGGGCACACATCTCAATCACATTTAAtggttcaaaatcaattttaccaaAATCTAAAGCAAACTGATACTTAGATAACTACATAAGCTAGGGTAAATAGCACACTATAGTGGGGGAATGGCCCCTTGCTACTACAGTGGCCGATTTGGTGGGGCGGTTGTCATGGACGGAGTATTGGCTGTCAGTCAGGATAGTGGCACTATGAACAGATGTGTTAGGGCTTTTATGGGGAACTATTTTAGTGATTTCATTTTCCAAAACAAATATTTGGCAATTTTTGGTGCTTAACCTGATTATCTGAACTGAACCAACTTCCCTTGAGCTTGTTATATGCCCCCCCCTCCCCTTTTTCCAAGGTCTAAGATGCATATTGTAATATTTGCTTTTAATCTAATATACTGTTACCATTTAAGTTGATCTACCAAACATAACTTACAAGTAACGACTAACATATTGGCATGCATGAAACAGGTTTTGGAGATGATTAGCAATCCTCACTATTTGTATCGAATGACCATACTCCATGCTATCTCTCTACTTGCTCCTGTGATGGGCTCTGAAATCACTCGTTCAGAATTATTGCCTATTGTTATTACTGCATCTAAAGAcaggtattttagtttttttagtgTGATTATGGTAAAGAGTAATGTTTTAATTACCTTTCTAACTGCTGCCTGTTGTATCCCTTGTAGAGTACCCAACATTAAGTTCAATGTGGCAAAGGTCTTGGAGTCAATCTTCCCCATAGTGGATCAATCTGTAAGCAACTAAGCATCACAAGCTTATATTGTATTATGATAAACATTTATTGTCCTTTCTGTTTTCTTTAtatcccctttctttgttttcttcctttttgtttttcaatcttATTCTGTGAATCTCGTTTCCATTTAGGTTGTGGAGAAGACGATTCGTCCAAGTCTGGTTGAGCTCAGCGAGGATCCTGATGTTGATGTAAGATTTTTTTCCAATCAAGCACTTCACGCAATGGATCATGTCATGATGTCTAGCTAGGAAGCAATCTTCAACACGCGTTAGATTGAAGGCCTGTGTAGAGATGCTAATATTGCCACCTATCAGAATACTTCTATTCTACTTGGTGCTTCTCGGCGTTGTGAGCGACATCTTAGTCATTAACGATTGATGAAATTTTGTACTAATGTTGATTGTATTTTGCTAggttcttttttgtttcttgtccTCGTAGACAGCAAATTGCTGGTCTCTGACggcaaaaaaatgattttcaaatgttAAGGACTCAATATAGGTTAAGTGCGATGAAATCTTAGCTtgtataaaaatgtattttacatTGGTTCATTATGCATTTTTGCAAAGGGCAGTAATGGTACATGGCCCTTAACCCTATTAGGGTGTGGGTATTGTTAAACCatataacaaatgaaaattctTTGTAACTAGTTTTTCTCCCATTGGCCAAcctagattaatttttttatggaccTTAACCCAATGCATTTACTTTTTGGGTGTTTCTTCCAGCAATAGAAGGGGGTGGCACTTGATTTTTTTAGGTTGCAGGAAGCGCTTCTCTTACCCCTTTTCACTCAATTCCCATAAAACATTGGGGTTGTTTCAAAC
This region includes:
- the LOC114385659 gene encoding serine/threonine-protein phosphatase 2A 65 kDa regulatory subunit A beta isoform-like, producing MSMVDEPLYPIAVLIDELKNDDIQLRLNSIRKLSTIARALGEERTRRELIPFLGENNDDDDEVLLAMAEELGVFIPFVGGVEHAHVLLPPLEMLCTVEETCVRDKAVESLCRIGLQMRESDLVEYFIPLVKRLASGEWFTARVSSCGLFHIAYPSAPEMSKIELRSMYSLLCQDDMPMVRRSAASNLGKYAATVEYAHLKADTMSIFEDLTKDDQDSVRLLAVEGCAALGKLLEPQDCVTHILPVIVNFSQDKSWRVRYMVANQLYELCEAVGPEPTRTELVPAYVRLLRDNEAEVRIAAAGKVTKFCRILNPDLSIQHILPCVKELSTDSLQHVRSALASVIMGMAPVLGKDATIEQLLPIFLSLLKDEFPDVRLNIISKLDQVNQVIGINLLSQSLLPAIVELAEDRHWRVRLAIIEYIPLLASQLGVGFFYDKLGALCMQWLQDKVHSIREAAANNLKRLAEEFGPEWAMQHIIPQVLEMISNPHYLYRMTILHAISLLAPVMGSEITRSELLPIVITASKDRVPNIKFNVAKVLESIFPIVDQSVVEKTIRPSLVELSEDPDVDVRFFSNQALHAMDHVMMSS